Proteins from a single region of Echeneis naucrates chromosome 2, fEcheNa1.1, whole genome shotgun sequence:
- the spega gene encoding striated muscle preferentially expressed protein kinase isoform X1 yields the protein MTPKLARAGPKIFDRVRAFEERRASVDLPGVGSVSGFGGAASFDSDDSRKKTGGPRKEEGRNLEGAAQKRAAFKQRASSLEDKMSYSQKVQNYQSKFAEELQRIKKLVCKPSLKKAYSTEQLSQKERLTTEKVEPIPPQVVKKLEALEERKVGEREEDCRMQSSLQRQDKGLKNQSNNPGKDKMTQPDPLGRAADSSSQAGTGKISVTMETAPVHQLPGQPLPTATGTSPTRNTLKSSPASDKVATSHKSTSSHRDLGTDSKRDTKIDCTTDHRAPSPTGKRAPGSQYPPKPPRLTVSPAPSISPLLKRRKAEVGRTSPALQVNVPTLLLEDEPMETECVGDTSNKESKTGRKIGSGSKRGRSAQATSPGEGGSSDGSSPSADEDPAEAPRFQKPLEDTTITSGSEVTLTCIITGSPPPTVTWRKNNMKIQANAFHVVKAEGERHSLSMKHMRPSNAGSYCVTAVNTAGRASCSAMLYIQSEPTHTRCGKPAVPVEVSSLRLSDEYLRHHDEAMEPGDSSAPSKSVHFKELPSFQVAPCDQGITEGQDVIISAKIRGQPKPMVHWLKDGVTVKTAGRFTVRETDDGTSEMRISSAQRSDTGLYICNITNKYGSEQAEFMVEVVSAAAHATLKITREVEDMAVRAGESAMFECLIIGPPNVDVDWLSNGKLIQPALLNCKMHFDGKRCRLLLNSVHEDDSGTYTCKLSTAKEELTSSAELRVTPSKEPLFTRKLDILEVIEGRTARFDCKVSGSPAPRITWMHFETRVEESDNVRILQEGGRHSLVITHVSSETEGFFTAIAENIHGKSECTAELYMQEPRAAISSQLAKLEKMPSIPEEPEVLESEVEKRTMPDFVKPLADVEVNEGKEVVLKCKVSGLPYPTITWYHKSKCIESSEDRKMIQHRDVHSLVIHSACHAHGGVYKAVISNKVGKAACYAHLYVTDIVPDPPDGPPVIEAITGKTISLSWKRPKRLDPSFDASSLLYVVQQQPLGSIQWSVVASNLKETSYTITSLSKGVRYAFRVLAFTGKTLSKPSPSTDLVQLLDRGPYLRKAPVILDKPDIVYVVENQSASITITLNHVHAVVTWKRRGVVLVNKPGVCEMSMPDDDQHTLKLQRLRSTDIGQLVVTASNQFGSDLCMLQLAMAVPPKFETIMEDVDVHVGETCRLAVVVEGKPDPDILWYKDDVLLAESSHFTFVYDDPEYSLVVLNARPEDSGVYTCTAKNLASSNSCKAELTVHTEQKEAEEPMEDEGTILRKMRRLTDYYDIHKEIGRGAFSYVKRVTQKKGKAEFVAKFISARGKRKSLALREMELLSELDNEKILYFHDAFEKKDMVVLITELCHEEFLERIAKKTTVMELEIRCSVQQVLEGLRYLHQKNIAHLDIKPENILMAAPGSDQIRICDFGNAIKLETSEEYYCKYGTPEYVAPEIVNQTPISTATDIWPVGVITYLCLTGVSPFAGENDRATALNIRNYNVAFEESMFSDLCKEAKGFVIKLLVVDRLRPSAIECLRHPWFKSATNKSISTAMLKQVLARRRWQRSLISYKAKMIMRSIPELLNDSSSHVSIAVARNLKEGSPPLSSSSDSDADVDELPFIPMPLSMVFSGSRVSLNEIPGDEDVTGWPGIPADGTKTNSEATSTREGAGQMLKDKEESQNGEKVEKTKRVPLKKGSSVESDESDTKARRATMRRGSSADSALLLHIDTEEGNTNEDSEARNKSLKKAVSMELPNRSPSPGAAKLNQEDYALKLELMRQRLLRGGSMDKKMSGLRGPLFETLGMENGRQAGSLDRNLRRSRAGPSAITRAASSDCALEDTPKTKVFCKSSSFTHGDSEPMPLHRRFGAPLEIPSVGSDTTEGKKLQEATSMSALTEQTASELTSTSPTKKTSFVLPTPGVDQQRKQNNVKAHEDMDVITEKRTKTEDKAEAESRSPSVITPIIVIEEDDDEEEERKENEPLPIEEKDVKGEMPQHTKQASAYAGFIQAAAVPTSDKARPKEPSAAAETNGINTPSSEHPAVFAKVAATDRSLSPVASSNPDLSASPRQPVLRTDIKDIDSEEVFEARFKKRESSLTRGLRKLTKNKSEEKSPGLSPKAVEEGEEVYRPGPRGAPLEMVSKGLQEKSKSVQDLREANKETGLGIIGRFSMRARRSTSVDKKNEKQKEEKHQNVQESAVSKRVSWAIGRSKSLDDKEQRKAEESSVSAMRRKFESKVAGISAKIRTHSEERKGAQGSQKELAQKDLKTVTDSPVLAMRHKFESKVAEISTIRSQSEDRKGETEGKRTPLFTRHRHSHSEGRGLKGMGIPENQLAKQAGAGASKDSLESTSSIHSEKASESDRRSRWDRWGLTRGKRDKTPSQTDLPSSVPKDEGMPKSQQFIRSASDFAPVFHIKLRDHVLLEGESATLSCLPAGSPHPQITWMKDRKPLEVNDRFNLISHPDGRQLLTIMKSTRRDAGIYECVAVNPIATITTSCTLSIACVPKRPGTPEIPQTYNNTALVLWKPADTKSPCTYTLERKTEGKSNWLTVATGVVDCYYNVTDLPTDGTFRFRVCCVNKAGQGPYSNSSAPVHLDSTVEGAAPPVAVVKTIPTPPEPPVASAAVPLFRAVQGGAPRTTASTITSSTSSKASATAAASSLPAHSKTAVTPTPSSSLPSSHYTNPPSLSEGTAPEEAQKSSTLPSSPAVKAPPPFVLPKPQSPVNVVTPMTQTPSISLSPPLVTPPSDPTKPTVASVPVYVPTSTVTARVAPNPVSFTPQVLQVSSLSPIGEGASTPARGTPSGRSAASTVLRQGVPQKPYTFQDEKARGRFGVIRECRENATGKTYMAKIIPYSVENKQEVLKEYEILKSLHSEKVMTLHEAYITPRYLVLVAEYCTGKELLYTLVERFRYSEDDVVGYLVQILQGVEYLHNRRVLHLDLKPDNIMVTNLNAIKIVDFGSAQSFNPLSLKHGNAGAGTLEYMAPEMVKGDVLGPPADIWTVGIVTYIMLSGRLPFEDKDPVKVESKILMAKFDPTKLYPNVSQSASAFLKKMLSSYPWARPTTRDCFTQAWLQDSYLMKLRRQTLTFTSSRLKEFLVEQQSCRTESATKHKVLLRTYQSSAQSPASGTAPHVPSPK from the exons ATGACACCCAAACTGGCTCGTGCAGGGCCCAAGATCTTTGACAGGGTCCGTGCTTTTGAGGAGCGAAGGGCAAGCGTGGATCTGCCAGGAGTTGGATCAGTTTCGGGATTTGGAGGGGCAGCATCCTTCGACTCAGACGACAGCAGAAAGAAGACAGGAGGCCCCAGAAAAGAGGAGGGCCGAAATCTGGAAGGGGCAGCCCAGAAGCGAGCAGCGTTCAAGCAACGCGCCTCCTCTCTCGAGGACAAGATGAGCTACTCCCAGAAGGTCCAGAACTACCAGAGCAAGTTTGCCGAAGAGCTGCAGAGGATCAAGAAACTTGTGTGCAAACCGAGCTTGAAGAAGGCATATTCCACTGAGCAGCTGTCACAGAAAGAGAGGCTGACCACAGAAAAAGTAGAGCCTATTCCTCCCCAAGTGGTTAAAAAGTTGGAGGctctggaggagagaaaagttggagagagggaagaggactGCAGAATGCAGAGTTCTCTTCAGCGCCAAGACAAAGGTCTGAAGAATCAGAGTAACAACCCTGGGAAGGATAAGATGACACAGCCAGATCCACTggggagagcagcagacagctcATCACAGGCAGGAACAGGGAAAATCTCTGTTACCATGGAGACGGCACCAGTTCACCAGTTACCAGGGCAACCATTGCCAACAGCCACAGGGACAAGTCCCACCAG GAATACACTGAAAAGCTCTCCTGCATCTGACAAAGTTGCCACATCCCACAAATCAACATCCTCCCACAGAGACTTGGGGACGGACTCAAAGAGAGACACCAAGATTGACTGCACAACAGACCACAGAGCCCCCAGTCCAACTGGAAAGAGAGCACCGGGGTCCCAGTACCCGCCCAAGCCCCCTCGGCTCACTGTTTCACCTGCTCCTTCCATCAGCCCTCTCCTGAAAAGAAGGAAGGCGGAAGTGGGGCGGACTTCTCCGGCCTTGCAAGTGAACGTCCCCACTCTTCTATTAGAGGACGAGCCCATGGAGACAGAGTGTGTTGGAGACACGAGCAACAAGGAGAGCAAGACCGGGAGGAAAATTGGGAGCGGGAGCAAGAGAGGTCGTTCTGCTCAAGCCACGTCTCCGGGGGAAG GGGGCTCATCCGATGGCTCCTCCCCATCTGCTGATGAGGACCCAGCTGAGGCCCCGAGGTTTCAGAAGCCTCTTGAGGATACAACGATAACCAGCGGCTCAGAGGTCACACTGACATGCATCATCACTGGGAGCCCACCCCCGACAG TGACATGGAGGAAGAACAACATGAAGATCCAGGCCAACGCCTTCCATGTGGTGAAGGCTGAGGGTGAGAGGCACAGTCTGTCGATGAAACACATGAGGCCGAGCAACGCCGGGTCATACTGTGTCACAGCTGTCAACACCGCAGGCAGAGCGTCCTGCAGCGCCATGCTCTACATCCAGTCAG AGCCGACCCACACACGATGTGGAAAACCAGCCGTTCCAGTCGAAGTCAGTAGTCTGAGGCTATCAGATGAGTATCTGAGGCATCACGACGAGGCAATGGAGCCTGGGGACTCGTCTGCCCCCAGCAAGAGTGTCCACTTCAAAGAGCTTCCCTCATTTCAg GTGGCACCATGTGACCAAGGGATTACTGAGGGTCAAGATGTGATCATCTCAGCGAAGATCAGGGGGCAGCCCAAACCCATGGTTCATTG GTTGAAGGACGGAGTCACCGTAAAGACGGCGGGGCGCTTCACTGTGCGAGAGACAGATGATGGCACCAGTGAAATGAGAATCAGCTCAGCACAGAGATCAGACACCGGGCTTTACATCTGCAATATCACCAACAAGTATGGATCGGAGCAGGCGGAGTTCATGGTGGAGGTTGTAT cagctgcagcacacGCCACGCTGAAGATCACCAGGGAGGTAGAAGACATGGCGGTGAGGGCCGGGGAGTCGGCCATGTTCGAGTGTCTCATTATCGGGCCACCAAATGTGGATGTGGACTGGCTCTCCAATGGGAAACTGATCCAACCAGCTCTGCTCAACTGTAAGATGCACTTTGATGGAAAGAG GTGCCGTCTGCTGTTAAATTCAGTCCATGAGGATGACAGTGGGACGTACACCTGCAAGCTGAGCACTGCCAAAG AGGAGCTGACCTCAAGCGCGGAGCTAAGAGTCACTCCATCTAAGGAGCCTCTGTTCACCCGCAAACTGGACATCCTGGAGGTCATTGAAGGTCGCACCGCCCGGTTTGACTGTAAGGTGAGCGGATCACCTGCTCCACGAATCACATGGATGCATTTTG AGACTCGAGTTGAGGAGAGCGATAATGTTCGTATCCTTCAAGAGGGGGGTCGTCACTCACTTGTCATCACCCATGTTAGCAGCGAAACAGAGGGCTTCTTCACAGCAATCGCTGAAAATATTCATGGGAAGTCTGAATGTACTGCTGAGCTGTACATGCAAGAGCCCCGAGCTGCCATCTCTTCCCAATT GGCGAAGCTGGAAAAGATGCCATCCATCCCTGAGGAGCCTGAAGTGCTCGAGAGTGAGGTGGAGAAGAGGACCATGCCAGACTTTGTCAAGCCTCTGGCTGATGTGGAAGTCAATGAAGGGAAAGAGGTGGTGCTGAAGTGCAAAGTGTCGGGGCTGCCCTACCCCACCATCACCTGGTACCACAAGAGCAAGTGCATTGAGAGCAGCGAAGACCGCAAAATGATCCAGC ACAGGGATGTCCACAGTCTGGTCATTCACAGCGCTTGTCATGCTCATGGGGGAGTCTACAAGGCCGTCATCTCCAACAAAGTGGGCAAAGCAGCCTGCTATGCACATCTGTATGTCACAG acattgtCCCTGACCCTCCTGATGGTCCTCCAGTGATCGAGGCCATTACAGGGAAAACTATAAGCCTGAGCTGGAAGAGGCCAAAGAGGCTGGACCCTTCATTTG ATGCCAGCAGCTTGCTGTATGTggttcagcagcagcctctgGGCTCTATACAGTGGTCCGTCGTGGCCTCTAACCTGAAGGAGACCAGCTACACCATCACCTCCCTGTCAAAGGGAGTGCGCTACGCTTTCAGGGTCCTGGCATTCACTGGCAAGACATTGAGCAAACCATCACCCTCCACTGACCTGGTCCAGCTGCTGGACAGAG GACCCTATTTGAGGAAAGCACCGGTCATTTTGGACAAACCAGACATTGTGTATGTTGTCGAGAACCAATCTGCAAGCATCACAATCACGCTCAACCACGTGCATGCAGTTGTCACCTGGAAAAG GAGGGGGGTTGTGCTGGTCAACAAGCCCGGGGTGTGTGAAATGAGCATGCCAGACGACGATCAGCACACTCTCAAGCTTCAGCGGCTCAGAAGCACAGACATCGGCCAGTTGGTGGTCACGGCCAGCAATCAGTTTGGCAGTGACCTCTGCATGCTTCAGCTGGCAATGGCAG TGCCTCCTAAGTTTGAAACCATCATGGAGGATGTGGATGTTCATGTTGGGGAGACGTGCCGTTTGGCTGTTGTGGTTGAAGGGAAACCAGACCCAGATATTCTCTGGTATAAG GATGATGTCCTTTTGGCTGAGAGCAGCCACTTCACATTTGTTTATGACGACCCAGAATACTCCCTCGTTGTCCTCAACGCGCGCCCTGAAGACTCCGGTGTGTACACCTGCACTGCAAAGAATCTGGCCAGCTCCAACTCCTGCAAGGCTGAGCTCACAGTTCACACAG aacaAAAGGAAGCTGAGGAGCCAATGGAGGACGAGGGAACCATTCTGAGGAAGATGAGACGTTTGACAGATTATTATGATATCCACAAAGAGATAGGGAG GGGTGCGTTCTCATATGTGAAAAGAGTCACTCAGAAGAAGGGAAAGGCTGAGTTTGTTGCCAAGTTTATTTCTGCACGAGGAAAGAGGAAATCCCTGGCCCTCAGAGAGATGGAGCTGCTGTCGGAGCTGGACAATGAGAAGATTCTTTATTTCCATGATGCCTTTGAGAAGAAGGACATGGTGGTGCTCATCACAGAGTT gtgtcaCGAAGAGTTTCTGGAAAGAATAGCCAAGAAAACAACAGTCATGGAGCTggag ATTCGCTGTAGCGTTCAGCAGGTTCTGGAGGGTCTTCGTTACCTTCACCAAAAAAACATAGCCCACCTTGATATAAAG ccagaaaatattttaatggcGGCTCCGGGGAGTGACCAGATCCGCATCTGTGACTTTGGAAATGCCATAAAATTGGAGACTTCGGAGGAATATTACTGTAAATACGGCACGCCAGAATATGTTGCACCAGAGATTGTTAATCAAACTCCCATCTCAACGGCAACAGACATATG GCCTGTTGGTGTCATCACTTACCTCTG CCTGACCGGTGTGTCTCCCTTTGCGGGTGAGAATGACAGAGCCACCGCCTTAAACATCCGTAACTACAATGTGGCGTTTGAGGAGAGCATGTTTTCCGACCTCTGCAAAGAAGCAAAGGGATTTGTCATTAAGCTTTTGGTGGTAGACAGACT GAGGCCCAGTGCCATTGAGTGCCTTCGTCATCCGTGGTTCAAG TCAGCAACAAACAAGAGCATCAGCACGGCCATGCTAAAGCAAGTCTTGGCGAGAAGGCGATGGCAG CGTTCCCTTATCAGCTACAAAGCCAAGATGATAATGCGGTCCATCCCAGAGCTCCTGAATGACTCATCCAGCCACGTCTCTATTGCTGTGGCCCGGAATTTAAAAGAAGGCTCTccacctctttcctcttcctctgactcGGATGCAGATGTTGATGAGCTTCCCTTCATTCCAATGCCACTCTCCATGGTCTTCTCTGGGTCCAGGGTCTCCCTCAATGAGATCCCAGGGGATGAAGATGTCACTGGGTGGCCCGGCATTCCTGCTGATGGGACAAAGACAAATTCAGAGGCCACAAGCACAAGAGAAGGGGCTGGTCAAATGTTGAAAGATAAAGAGGAAAGCCAAAATGGAGAGAAAGTAGAAAAGACAAAGCGAGTTCCACTGAAGAAAGGATCAAGTGTGGAGTCAGACGAATCAGACACAAAAGCGAGGAGGGCTACCATGAGGAGAGGGAGTTCTGCTGATTCAGCTCTGCTTCTCCACATAGACACAGAAGAGGGGAATACCAATGAGGATTCAGAGGCAAGAAACAAAAGTCTGAAAAAGGCTGTTTCTATGGAATTACCCAATCGAAGTCCAAGCCCTGGGGCAGCAAAATTAAACCAGGAGGATTATGCCCTAAAACTGGAACTGATGAGACAGCGGCTGCTCAGGGGAGGAAGCATGGACAAAAAGATGAGCGGGCTGCGAGGGCCTTTATTTGAAACACTGGGCATGGAAAATGGGAGGCAAGCAGGGTCTTTGGATCGAAATTTGAGGAGATCCAGAGCAGGGCCATCAGCAATCACCAGAGCGGCGTCTTCCGATTGTGCTTTAGAGGACACGCCAAAGACCAAAGTATTTTGTAAAAGCTCCTCCTTCACTCATGGGGATTCTGAACCCATGCCGCTCCACCGCAGGTTTGGAGCGCCCCTGGAGATCCCGTCTGTGGGCAGCGATaccacagaggggaaaaagctCCAGGAGGCAACATCAATGTCAGCGCTAACAGAACAAACAGCATCGGAGTTGACATCTACCTCCCCCACAAAGAAGACTTCCTTTGTACTCCCAACACCAGGAGTGGACCAACAGCGAAAACAGAACAATGTGAAAGCACACGAGGACATGGATGTTATAACTGAGAAAAGGACCAAAACAGAAGATAAAGCAGAAGCGGAGTCTCGATCACCCTCTGTAATCACTCCTATAATTGTGATTGAGGAGgacgatgatgaagaagaagagaggaaagaaaatgagccATTGCCTATTGAGGAAAAGGATGTGAAGGGAGAAATGCCACAACATACAAAACAGGCATCTGCATATGCAGGTTTTATCCAAGCTGCTGCAGTCCCAACATCCGACAAGGCCCGACCCAAAGAGCCTTCAGCTGCAGCCGAGACAAATGGTATAAATACTCCATCATCTGAACATCCAGCAGTGTTTGCCAAAGTAGCAGCTACTGACAGGTCCCTCAGTCCTGTCGCATCATCAAACCCTGATCTTTCCGCCTCCCCACGGCAGCCTGTGCTCAGGACAGACATCAAAGACATAGACTCAGAAGAGGTTTTTGAAGCCAGGTTTAAGAAACGGGAGTCATCTTTGACTCGTGGACTTCGAAAACtgaccaaaaacaaatcagaggaGAAATCCCCTGGACTCAGCCCCAAGGCAGTTGAGGAAGGCGAAGAGGTTTACAGACCAGGCCCAAGAGGGGCACCCTTAGAAATGGTGTCCAAAGGACTACAGGAGAAATCCAAGTCTGTTCAAGATTTAAGAGAAGCAAATAAGGAAACAGGCCTTGGCATAATTGGGAGGTTTTCCATGCGAGCAAGGAGGTCAACATCCGTTGATAAGAAGAATgagaaacaaaaggaggaaaagcacCAGAATGTGCAGGAATCTGCTGTAAGCAAGAGAGTTTCCTGGGCTATTGGTCGCAGCAAGTCCCTGGACgacaaagagcaaagaaaagctGAGGAATCATCGGTTTCTGCTATGAGACGTAAGTTTGAGTCCAAAGTGGCAGGAATCTCTGCCAAAATCAGGACGCattcagaggagaggaaaggagcaCAGGGAAGTCAGAAAGAGCTGGCGCAAAAGGATTTAAAGACAGTCACAGATTCTCCTGTCCTCGCAATGCGTCACAAGTTTGAGAGCAAAGTGGCAGAAATATCTACAATCCGCAGTCAGTCCGAAGATAGAAAGGGGGaaacagaaggaaagaggaCACCCCTGTTTACTCGCCATCGTCATTCCCACTCTGAGGGACGTGGCCTCAAAGGAATGGGCATCCCTGAGAATCAACTGGCAAAACAGGCCGGTGCTGGAGCATCCAAAGACTCGCTGGAATCCACATCCAGCATTCATTCTGAAAAAGCGTCAGAAAGTGACAGGCGATCACGGTGGGACAGGTGGGGGCTGACAAGGGGCAAGAGAGACAAAACTCCCTCCCAAACTGATCTGCCGTCATCCGTCCCCAAAGACGAGGGGATGCCAAAAAGCCAGCAATTCATCCGTTCTGCTTCAGATTTCGCTCCAGTGTTCCACATCAAACTGAGAGATCACGTCTTACTGGAGGGGGAGTCCGCCACTCTCAGCTGCCTTCCAGCTGGAAGTCCACACCCACAAATCACATGGATGAAAG aTCGGAAACCGCTGGAGGTAAATGACAGGTTCAACCTGATCTCCCACCCGGATGGCAGGCAGCTCCTCACCATTATGAAGTCCACCCGGAGGGATGCTGGAATTTACGAATGTGTAGCTGTGAACCCCATAGCTACCATCACCACATCCTGTACATTATCCATAGCTT GTGTCCCAAAACGGCCGGGGACCCCTGAAATTCCCCAGACTTACAACAACACAGCCCTGGTGCTCTGGAAGCCAGCAGACACCAAATCCCCCTGCACGTACACactggagaggaaaacagaag GGAAATCGAACTGGCTGACTGTTGCGACCGGAGTTGTTGATTGCTACTACAATGTCACAGACCTGCCAACAGATGGCACCTTTAGATTCCGTGTGTGCTGTGTCAATAAGGCTGGACAGGGGCCGTACAGCAACTCCTCTGCTCCAGTCCACCTCGACTCAACAG TTGAAGGTGCAGCCCCTCCTGTTGCTGTTGTCAAGACCATCCCAACTCCACCTGAGCCACCGGTCGCCTCAGCAGCTGTTCCTCTGTTCAGAGCAGTCCAGGGCGGCGCTCCGAGGACCACTGCCTCCAccatcacctcctccacctcttcaaAAGCCTCAGCCACCGCTGCTGCTTCATCACTTCCAGCCCATTCCAAAACAGCAGTCACACCCACCCCTTCATCCTCTCTGCCTTCCAGCCATTACACAAATCCCCCATCACTGTCTGAAGGCACAGCCCCCGAGGAGGCACAAAAAAGCTCCACTCTTCCCTCTTCACCCGCTGTCAAAGCACCTCCACCCTTTGTCCTCCCCAAACCCCAGAGTCCAGTGAACGTGGTCACCCCTATGACTCAGACACCCTCCATATCACTCTCACCTCCTCTTGTAACGCCACCTTCAGACCCCACAAAGCCAACAGTTGCATCTGTGCCCGTATATGTCCCCACATCAACCGTCACAGCTCGTGTGGCCCCAAATCCTGTTTCCTTTACTCCACAAGTGCTTCAGGTGTCCAGCCTGAGCCCCATTGGTGAAGGGGCCAGTACGCCCGCCAGAGGCACCCCATCAGGACGTAGTGCAGCCTCCACCGTTCTACGACAGGGCGTCCCGCAGAAGCCCTACACTTTCCAAGATGAGAAAGCCAG ggGCCGTTTTGGTGTAATCCGGGAGTGCAGAGAGAACGCAACAGGCAAAACCTATATGGCAAAGATTATTCCCTACAGTGTGgagaacaaacaggaagtcctgAAAGAGTACGAGATCCTCAAATCACTTCACAGTGAAAAAGTCATGACTCTTCATGAAGCCTACATCACTCCTCGCTACCTGGTACTGGTGGCGGAGTATTGCACTGGCAAAGAGCTGCTGTACACCCTGGTAGAAAG GTTTCGTTACTCTGAGGACGACGTGGTGGGCTACCTGGTTCAGATCCTCCAGGGGGTCGAGTACCTCCACAATCGGCGAGTCCTTCATCTCGACCTCAAACCCGACAACATCATGGTGACCAACCTCAACGCGATCAAGATTGTGGACTTTGGGAGCGCTCAGAGCTTCAATCCTCTCAGCCTCAAACACGGGAATGCAGGAGCAGGAACTCTGGAGTACATGG ctcctgagATGGTGAAGGGTGACGTGCTTGGCCCTCCTGCAGATATTTGGACTGTTGGAATTGTCACCTACATCAT GCTTAGCGGTCGACTACCCTTTGAAGATAAAGATCCTGTAAAAGTGGAATCTAAAATCTTAATGGCGAAGTTTGACCCAACAAAACTGTACCCAAATGTGTCCCAAAGTGCCTCTGCCTTCCTCAAGAAGATGTTGAGCAGTTACCCATG GGCTCGCCCAACTACACGAGACTGCTTCACACAAGCCTGGCTGCAGGATTCCTACCTGATGAAGCTGAGGAGACAAACTCTCACCTTCACCTCCAGCCGACTCAAGGAGTTCCTCGTGGAACAACAAAGCTGCCGCACAGAGAGTGCCACAAAGCACAAAGTGCTGCTGCGTACCTACCAGAGCTCAGCCCAGTCCCCAGCATCTGGGACCGCGCCCCACGTTCCCAGCCCAAAGTGA